Proteins encoded by one window of Vitis vinifera cultivar Pinot Noir 40024 chromosome 10, ASM3070453v1:
- the LOC104878120 gene encoding uncharacterized protein LOC104878120, with the protein MAQVLVGSFVWIEDVEDPKVQEVAKFTVMEKNGQASWHLKYKSVVMGWPKPQGTDPSTRDHSKRCAFHKEHDHTTETCRSLQYLVERLIMAGHLKQYLRSNAGGKVTSQHHNPGAPRAPAAPKAVINYINGGPSDEEYDSRRKRQKLLRAASIREHINSIRPGLTGGGPRPIDGTIIFPPVDPTRTLQPHRDTLILSLEIGDFDVRRILVDPDSLTNLV; encoded by the exons ATGGCTCAAGTGCTAGTCGGCAGCTTTGTTTGGATCGAGGACGTGGAGGATCCGAAGGTGCAAGAAGTTGCAAAGTTCACCGTGATGGAGAAAAATGGGCAGGCTTCATGGCACCTGAAATATAAGAGCGTGGTTATGGG GTGGCCCAAACCCCAAGGAACGGACCCATCCACAAGGGATCATAGCAAGAGATGTGCCTTCCACAAGGAACACGATCACACGACAGAAACATGCAGAAGCCTCCAGTATCTGGTCGAGAGGCTCATCATGGCAGGACATCTaaagcaatacctccgctcaAATGCTGGAGGAAAAGTCACTTCCCAACATCACAACCCTGGAGCCCCCAGGGCCCCAGCCGCCCCCAAGgccgttataaactatattaacggaggtccatctgacgaggagtaCGACTCTAGGCGAAAAAGGCAGAAGTTGTTGCGGGCCGCATCAATACGCGAACACATCAATTCCATCCGGCCTGGGCTAACTGGagggggccctcgccccatagatgggacaatcattttcccaccagttgACCCCACCCGGACActacagccacatcgcgacACCCTCATTTTGTCCCTAGAGATAGGAGACTTCGATGTGAGACGCATCTTGGTTGACCCAGACAGCTTGACCAATCTTGTATAA